In the genome of Ancylomarina subtilis, one region contains:
- a CDS encoding GNAT family N-acetyltransferase, translating to MEIKIYSGSEIETIKNDWNELHSKDKHAIFYNSYSFVSIWIKHSVDPSLIQIITVKEGNTILGLCTLLKSNSGPRYLKKEMISFIGGIEFGDILIDNSFSAKQTIVKHLFKGILSVVDSRICLTKIPDNSLLLSYLLKTHDYNKNCVSRIEVPYVDLNKWNDFDNYKNKCLSKKLVKRRKKFSKEKDYEFSCLSGTEIPFDEIVELHQNRANDANRGGSVFDSKFDLYKELVSLDESYCFLIRVNGLIVGYRLAFLSNGVLYSWNTAHSPQYDIYSIGQVLIYDTIEYSYNNIDDVDKYDLGGGRYSWKFELTPDFRTIYEFRLNTKHTKLFNFVDSLEYGLRGFFKK from the coding sequence ATGGAAATTAAAATATATTCAGGTTCTGAAATAGAAACTATCAAAAATGATTGGAATGAATTACACAGTAAAGATAAACATGCTATATTTTATAATTCTTATTCTTTTGTTTCCATATGGATTAAACACTCTGTGGATCCATCATTAATACAAATAATTACAGTTAAAGAGGGGAATACCATTTTAGGATTATGTACGTTATTAAAATCTAATTCAGGTCCTCGATATCTAAAAAAAGAAATGATATCGTTTATAGGTGGAATTGAATTTGGAGATATTCTTATCGATAATTCTTTTAGTGCAAAACAAACCATTGTTAAACATCTATTTAAAGGGATATTATCTGTTGTAGACTCACGAATATGCTTAACAAAAATACCAGATAATTCACTTCTGCTTTCTTACTTGTTAAAGACTCACGATTATAACAAAAATTGCGTAAGTCGGATAGAAGTTCCATATGTAGATCTGAATAAATGGAATGATTTTGATAATTACAAAAATAAATGTTTGTCAAAGAAATTAGTAAAACGTAGAAAGAAATTTAGTAAAGAGAAGGATTATGAATTTTCATGTTTAAGTGGCACAGAAATACCTTTTGATGAAATTGTTGAGTTACATCAAAATAGAGCTAATGATGCTAACAGAGGGGGTAGTGTATTCGATAGTAAATTCGATCTGTATAAAGAGCTTGTCTCACTAGATGAGTCGTATTGCTTTTTAATTAGAGTAAACGGGCTTATAGTAGGCTATAGATTAGCCTTTTTATCTAATGGTGTTTTGTATTCTTGGAATACAGCTCATAGTCCTCAATATGATATATATAGTATTGGTCAGGTATTAATATACGATACAATAGAGTATAGCTATAATAATATTGATGACGTTGATAAATATGATTTAGGTGGAGGAAGATATTCATGGAAATTTGAATTAACACCCGATTTTAGAACTATCTACGAGTTTAGACTTAATACTAAGCATACTAAACTATTTAACTTTGTCGACTCGTTAGAATACGGACTAAGAGGATTCTTTAAAAAATAG
- a CDS encoding acyltransferase codes for MLLRKLLTLINLIRFRSFNILRSYLYKIYFLCSGLQFGKGLRINGKIFILGWNCNIKLGRKVTLEYNCLLLAGREGKLQIGDSSSVSYGTTINAGFGNITIGSKTMISANCYIISSDHNIHDKLSVVDSNHIIEDILIGNNVWIGANVVITKGCKIGDGAIIGAGSVITSDIPAMAIAVGTPAKVIKYRQFNSK; via the coding sequence ATGCTTTTACGTAAATTATTAACCCTTATTAATCTTATCCGCTTTCGATCTTTTAATATTCTTCGGAGCTATCTATATAAAATTTATTTTTTGTGTAGTGGGCTGCAATTTGGAAAAGGCTTAAGGATAAATGGAAAGATTTTTATTCTAGGATGGAATTGTAATATCAAATTGGGGAGAAAAGTAACTCTAGAATATAATTGCCTATTATTAGCTGGTAGAGAGGGGAAATTACAAATAGGAGATAGTAGTTCTGTCTCATACGGGACAACAATAAATGCTGGTTTTGGTAATATTACAATTGGATCAAAAACAATGATCTCTGCAAATTGTTATATAATTTCTAGCGACCATAATATCCATGATAAGTTAAGTGTTGTTGACTCTAATCATATTATCGAAGATATATTAATCGGCAATAATGTTTGGATAGGGGCAAATGTTGTTATTACTAAAGGATGCAAAATTGGTGATGGGGCAATTATTGGGGCAGGATCTGTAATAACATCCGATATTCCTGCTATGGCAATTGCTGTGGGAACTCCAGCTAAGGTTATCAAATACAGACAGTTCAATTCTAAATAA
- a CDS encoding lipopolysaccharide biosynthesis protein, whose amino-acid sequence MNFLLKVKSVLENKFVNGSLWTFISFGIVGVAGLILQTLVTNTYGIANLGVYSQIVSFYALFSCISVSGIESSTLKHTSEYSKDKTALAIIYSSSQLLIIVWSTLVLLALSFTIYFLPNVFSSNEVRHGLLYVLPGIFLFALNKNSNSFLSGLRNMKLYSLIKMLRWGSLMILTGILCIGRVDFIITLKCYTAVELMLFIIFVFINKEYIRFVNTSNKWYKIHFKYGAVSMVSVILSAVQSNIMILISGYYLTLNETGLFSLLMMFSNVFLLVITTIQVNFNPVFAKDWADGSIELINEKLSKIFRVTKYSAPLMFILAMITFYVYDLFFINTEVNSIYYFAILSIGTVAVYLIGWTAPMLTMAGYIIGTMHRSILLSIIQLVFPVILLPLFGFEGAIFSYLFVQIISVFIGVVFIKYYLKINLLKNFFYAKLG is encoded by the coding sequence ATGAATTTTTTATTAAAAGTCAAAAGTGTTCTAGAAAATAAGTTTGTAAATGGTAGTTTATGGACCTTTATTAGTTTTGGTATAGTTGGAGTTGCTGGACTAATTCTACAAACATTAGTAACCAATACATACGGAATAGCAAACTTGGGGGTATATTCTCAGATTGTGTCTTTTTACGCTCTGTTTTCATGCATTTCTGTTTCTGGAATAGAGAGCTCTACATTAAAGCATACATCCGAATATAGTAAAGATAAAACTGCTTTAGCTATAATTTATAGCTCATCACAGCTTTTAATTATAGTTTGGTCAACATTGGTTTTACTTGCATTATCATTTACTATATACTTTTTACCTAATGTTTTTAGTTCCAACGAAGTTAGACATGGGCTGCTATATGTTCTGCCTGGTATATTTTTATTTGCTTTAAATAAAAATTCTAATTCATTTTTATCAGGACTCAGAAATATGAAACTCTATTCGTTAATTAAGATGTTACGTTGGGGTTCATTAATGATTTTGACAGGTATACTATGTATTGGTAGAGTCGATTTTATTATAACACTTAAATGTTACACAGCTGTAGAATTGATGTTATTTATAATCTTCGTTTTTATAAATAAAGAGTATATTAGATTTGTTAATACTTCGAACAAGTGGTACAAAATACATTTTAAGTATGGCGCTGTAAGCATGGTCTCTGTTATTCTAAGTGCAGTACAAAGTAATATAATGATTTTAATAAGTGGTTATTATTTGACATTAAATGAAACTGGATTGTTTTCTCTTTTAATGATGTTTTCAAACGTCTTTCTTTTAGTGATAACAACCATACAAGTCAATTTTAATCCAGTCTTTGCAAAAGATTGGGCAGACGGAAGTATTGAACTAATAAATGAAAAATTAAGTAAAATTTTTAGAGTAACTAAATATTCAGCACCATTAATGTTTATATTGGCAATGATTACATTCTATGTGTACGATCTATTCTTTATTAATACTGAGGTTAATTCTATTTACTATTTTGCAATACTTTCAATTGGAACAGTAGCTGTTTATTTAATTGGATGGACTGCTCCCATGTTAACAATGGCTGGCTATATAATTGGTACAATGCATCGGAGTATTTTGTTGTCCATAATTCAACTAGTTTTTCCTGTGATTTTATTGCCACTATTCGGATTTGAAGGTGCAATATTTTCATATTTATTTGTGCAAATAATATCTGTCTTTATTGGTGTTGTTTTTATAAAGTACTATCTAAAAATCAATCTATTAAAAAATTTTTTCTATGCAAAACTTGGATGA
- a CDS encoding serine O-acetyltransferase yields MLNAYWLYIVARKLYQWHIPIIPKIIKLLIFLIYNSAIPYTAKIGKGSRFGYGGIGVVVHNDAVIGVNCDIGSNITIGGKKGSNGVPAIGDNVELATGCRIIGNLKIGDNSIVGANAVVVKDVPSNVVVAGVPAKIIKHIN; encoded by the coding sequence ATGTTAAATGCATACTGGCTTTATATAGTAGCAAGAAAACTATATCAATGGCATATACCTATAATTCCTAAAATAATAAAGCTCTTGATTTTTCTTATTTACAACTCAGCTATACCCTATACTGCCAAAATCGGAAAAGGATCTAGGTTTGGTTATGGAGGAATAGGTGTTGTTGTCCATAATGATGCAGTAATTGGTGTGAATTGTGATATTGGATCAAATATAACAATTGGGGGAAAGAAAGGTTCAAATGGAGTTCCTGCAATAGGAGATAACGTTGAGTTAGCTACAGGATGTCGAATTATAGGAAACCTTAAGATTGGTGATAATTCTATAGTTGGCGCCAATGCTGTTGTAGTGAAAGATGTTCCATCTAATGTTGTTGTTGCTGGAGTGCCTGCGAAAATAATAAAACACATAAACTAG
- the wecB gene encoding non-hydrolyzing UDP-N-acetylglucosamine 2-epimerase, producing the protein MKKIMLVFGTRPEAIKMAPLVKEFQKNTEQFETIVCVTAQHREMLDQVLDLFEIKPDYDLNLMKQGQDLYDVTSRVLLGMRDVLTEVKPDLVLVHGDTTTSTASALAAFYQQIPVGHVEAGLRTHNLYSPWPEEANRQMTGRLATYHFSPTETSKNNLLAEGIKDENIFVTGNTVIDALYMVLDQIKERSDLKEQVESKLIASGLKSEVVEHYMMKELSATLDQPLTNDHSLVTDESRRLVLITGHRRENFGNGFLNICNAIKQLAETYPDVDFIYPMHLNPNVRKPINEVFGSTDNGQLSTDNVHFIEPLEYLPFVYLMSQSHLVLTDSGGIQEEAPGLGKPVLVMRDTTERPEAVDAGTVKLVGTDKNRIINEVAALLDDEAYYNSMAKANNPYGDGKACARIVAFN; encoded by the coding sequence ATGAAGAAAATAATGTTAGTGTTTGGAACCCGACCTGAAGCCATCAAAATGGCCCCACTGGTTAAGGAGTTCCAAAAGAATACGGAACAATTTGAAACCATTGTTTGTGTAACGGCACAGCACCGAGAGATGTTAGATCAGGTTTTGGACCTGTTCGAAATCAAGCCCGATTATGACTTGAATTTAATGAAACAAGGACAGGATTTGTATGATGTCACTTCTCGTGTCTTATTGGGAATGCGTGATGTATTAACTGAGGTAAAACCTGATTTAGTTCTGGTACATGGTGATACGACGACGTCTACAGCTTCTGCATTGGCTGCTTTCTATCAGCAAATTCCTGTGGGGCATGTTGAAGCAGGCTTGCGTACACATAATTTATACTCGCCATGGCCTGAAGAAGCCAACCGTCAGATGACAGGTCGATTGGCGACTTATCATTTCTCACCAACTGAGACGAGCAAAAATAATTTATTAGCTGAGGGCATTAAAGATGAAAATATTTTTGTGACGGGGAATACGGTGATCGATGCCCTTTATATGGTCTTGGATCAAATCAAAGAACGCTCAGACTTGAAAGAACAAGTGGAGTCCAAACTTATAGCAAGTGGATTAAAGAGTGAGGTTGTAGAACACTATATGATGAAAGAGTTGTCTGCTACTCTTGATCAACCATTGACTAATGACCATTCACTAGTGACCGACGAAAGTCGCAGACTCGTTTTGATTACTGGTCACCGTCGTGAAAATTTTGGCAATGGTTTCTTAAACATCTGCAACGCTATCAAACAATTGGCAGAAACTTACCCAGATGTAGATTTTATCTACCCAATGCATTTGAATCCAAACGTTCGTAAACCAATAAATGAAGTTTTTGGATCAACTGACAACGGACAACTGTCAACTGACAATGTTCACTTCATTGAACCATTAGAATATCTACCCTTCGTTTACTTGATGTCCCAATCTCACTTAGTTTTGACGGATTCAGGCGGAATTCAGGAAGAAGCTCCAGGCTTAGGTAAGCCGGTCTTGGTTATGAGAGATACAACAGAACGCCCTGAAGCTGTTGATGCGGGGACGGTGAAATTGGTTGGCACTGATAAAAATAGAATTATTAATGAGGTAGCAGCATTATTAGACGATGAAGCTTATTATAATTCGATGGCTAAAGCCAATAATCCTTATGGGGATGGAAAGGCTTGTGCTAGAATTGTTGCTTTTAATTAA
- the wecC gene encoding UDP-N-acetyl-D-mannosamine dehydrogenase, producing the protein MSTRTIKTACFMGLGYIGLPTATIAAHNGIKVLGVDVNPNVVETINRGEIHIIEPGLGDMVKTVVDNGSLRAALKPEVSDAYFIVVPTPFKGDHEPDITFVESATRAVIPLLKEGDLYVIESTSPIHTTDKMAALIYSERPDLKGKLQIAYCPERVLPGNVIFELVNNDRVIGGVDEASTQAAIDFYRSFVTGELHATNARTAEMCKLTENSSRDVQIAFANELSLICDKADINVWELIELANKHPRVNILQPGCGVGGHCIAVDPWFIVSEYPAESNIIEQARKINNYKAFWCAEKVHNAMLEFQLKNGREAKVALMGLAFKPDIDDLRESPAKYIAQKVMQRANNADMMVVEPNVKEHNVFKLTNYKEAYDKADIVAFLVSHKEFKGLTKGEDKVILDFCGVNKY; encoded by the coding sequence ATGAGCACAAGAACAATCAAAACAGCCTGTTTTATGGGCTTGGGTTATATTGGCTTGCCAACAGCAACCATCGCGGCCCATAACGGTATTAAAGTATTGGGTGTTGATGTGAATCCCAATGTGGTTGAAACCATTAATCGTGGTGAAATTCATATTATAGAGCCGGGTTTAGGCGACATGGTGAAAACGGTTGTTGATAACGGATCTCTGAGAGCCGCTTTGAAACCTGAAGTGTCTGATGCTTATTTTATTGTGGTTCCTACTCCTTTTAAAGGGGATCATGAGCCCGATATCACCTTTGTGGAATCTGCAACACGTGCTGTTATTCCATTATTGAAGGAGGGTGATTTGTATGTGATTGAATCGACTTCTCCTATTCATACGACAGATAAGATGGCAGCTCTGATCTATTCTGAAAGACCAGACTTGAAAGGGAAATTGCAGATTGCTTATTGTCCGGAGAGAGTTTTGCCGGGTAATGTGATTTTTGAATTGGTCAACAACGACCGTGTGATTGGTGGTGTTGATGAAGCTTCTACTCAAGCTGCAATTGATTTTTACCGTTCTTTTGTGACGGGTGAACTACATGCAACAAATGCTCGTACGGCGGAAATGTGTAAGTTGACCGAGAATTCGTCTCGTGATGTGCAGATTGCCTTTGCTAACGAATTGTCTTTAATTTGTGATAAAGCAGATATCAACGTTTGGGAGCTGATTGAATTAGCAAACAAACATCCTCGTGTGAATATTCTACAGCCGGGTTGTGGTGTTGGCGGACACTGTATTGCTGTTGACCCTTGGTTTATTGTTTCGGAATACCCTGCAGAGTCCAATATTATTGAGCAGGCTCGTAAGATTAATAACTATAAAGCCTTCTGGTGTGCCGAAAAAGTACACAATGCGATGTTGGAATTCCAATTGAAAAATGGTCGCGAGGCCAAAGTTGCCTTAATGGGATTGGCTTTTAAACCGGATATTGATGATTTGCGAGAATCACCAGCCAAATATATCGCTCAAAAGGTGATGCAACGTGCCAATAATGCGGATATGATGGTGGTAGAACCAAACGTGAAAGAACACAATGTGTTTAAATTGACCAACTACAAAGAAGCCTACGATAAGGCTGATATTGTAGCTTTCTTGGTGTCGCATAAAGAATTTAAAGGATTGACAAAAGGAGAAGATAAGGTAATCCTTGACTTCTGTGGCGTAAATAAATATTAA
- a CDS encoding nucleotidyltransferase domain-containing protein → MKSYLRGLEAEFGESSNAIRLELNRMEEAGLLQAETEGNRKVFHANTRHPLFNDLHSIIRKHVGLDSIIEEIAEKLGDLKRVYLTGSFAKGQDSKVIDLLFVAESIDKNYLNTLVEKAEDLINRKIRLLTIKPEEESLFLKSEACFLVWSNSNER, encoded by the coding sequence ATGAAATCCTACTTACGCGGCCTCGAGGCTGAGTTCGGAGAATCATCAAACGCCATTCGTTTAGAGCTAAACCGCATGGAAGAGGCAGGTTTGTTGCAGGCTGAGACCGAAGGCAATCGTAAGGTTTTTCATGCCAATACCAGGCACCCTCTTTTTAATGATTTACATTCCATTATCCGCAAACACGTGGGTTTGGATAGTATTATCGAAGAGATAGCTGAAAAGTTAGGTGATTTAAAGCGGGTTTACCTGACAGGATCCTTTGCCAAAGGGCAGGATTCTAAAGTGATTGACCTGCTATTTGTGGCAGAATCTATTGATAAGAATTACCTCAACACTTTGGTTGAGAAAGCAGAGGATTTAATTAATAGGAAAATTCGTTTGCTAACAATAAAACCAGAAGAGGAATCTTTGTTTCTTAAGAGTGAAGCTTGCTTTTTGGTTTGGTCTAACTCTAATGAACGCTAA
- a CDS encoding UDP-glucose 6-dehydrogenase, with the protein MAKARTITNICCIGAGYVGGPTMAVIAQKCPHIKVTVVDINAQRIADWNDVDLNKLPIYEPGLADVVAEARGRNLFFSTDVDQAIDEAEMIFISVNTPTKTYGVGKGMAADLKYIELCARQIARVSKDDKIIVEKSTLPVRTAEALRTILTSTGNGVNFEILSSPEFLAEGTAIQDLMNPDRFLIGGEQTESGEAAVQSLVDIYANWVPRENIVTTRVWSSELSKLTANAFLAQRVSSINAISALCERTGADVDEIARAIGKDSRIGAKFIKSSVGFGGSCFQKDILNLVYLCQHFNLPEVAAYWEQVIKMNDYQKHRFAKKMIDSLFNTVSGKKIAFLGWAFKKDTNDTRESAAIYVADELLQDRAEIHVYDPKVTEEQIFADLEYLQEHRPNSCHSSEFEKLSSDEIRSLVTVHNDPYEAMKSAHATAILTEWDEFKTYDWKRVYNKMLKPAFVFDGRNIVSKTDLEQIGFRVYNIGKGE; encoded by the coding sequence ATGGCTAAAGCGAGAACAATCACAAACATTTGCTGTATAGGCGCGGGTTACGTTGGTGGTCCAACCATGGCGGTAATCGCACAAAAGTGTCCACACATTAAGGTGACAGTGGTTGATATAAATGCACAACGTATTGCCGATTGGAACGATGTGGATCTGAATAAACTGCCGATTTATGAGCCAGGATTAGCTGATGTGGTAGCTGAAGCTCGTGGTCGCAATTTATTCTTTTCTACAGATGTTGATCAAGCCATTGATGAAGCTGAGATGATCTTTATTTCGGTGAATACCCCAACCAAAACTTATGGGGTTGGTAAGGGGATGGCTGCTGACCTAAAGTATATCGAGCTTTGTGCCCGTCAGATTGCCAGAGTTTCGAAAGATGACAAGATTATTGTTGAAAAGTCGACCCTGCCAGTTCGGACTGCGGAAGCCCTTCGTACCATTCTGACTTCTACGGGGAACGGGGTGAATTTTGAAATCCTATCCAGCCCGGAATTTTTAGCTGAGGGGACAGCGATTCAGGATTTAATGAATCCGGATCGTTTTTTAATTGGGGGTGAACAGACCGAAAGTGGTGAAGCTGCCGTGCAATCACTCGTAGATATCTATGCCAATTGGGTCCCTCGTGAAAATATTGTGACCACCCGTGTCTGGTCTTCTGAGTTGTCTAAACTAACAGCGAATGCCTTTTTGGCGCAACGTGTCTCTTCGATCAACGCCATTTCAGCCCTTTGTGAAAGAACGGGGGCCGATGTGGATGAAATCGCACGTGCCATTGGTAAGGATTCCCGTATAGGGGCCAAATTCATAAAGTCATCAGTAGGTTTTGGAGGGTCTTGTTTTCAGAAGGATATTTTAAATTTGGTTTACCTCTGTCAACACTTCAATTTGCCTGAAGTGGCGGCTTATTGGGAGCAGGTGATTAAAATGAATGATTATCAAAAGCATCGTTTTGCTAAAAAGATGATCGATTCTTTATTCAATACCGTATCAGGTAAGAAAATAGCATTTTTAGGTTGGGCCTTTAAAAAAGACACCAATGATACCCGCGAATCAGCAGCAATTTATGTCGCCGATGAGCTTCTTCAGGATAGAGCTGAGATACATGTGTATGATCCTAAAGTGACGGAGGAGCAAATTTTTGCTGATTTGGAATATTTGCAAGAGCATCGTCCTAATTCGTGTCATTCGTCTGAATTCGAGAAATTATCGTCGGATGAAATCCGAAGTCTGGTGACTGTTCACAATGATCCGTATGAAGCAATGAAATCTGCACATGCTACAGCCATCCTTACCGAATGGGACGAATTCAAAACTTACGATTGGAAAAGAGTTTACAATAAGATGTTAAAACCAGCCTTTGTTTTTGATGGACGAAATATTGTCTCCAAAACAGACTTAGAACAGATTGGTTTCCGGGTTTATAATATTGGGAAAGGAGAGTAG
- a CDS encoding GxxExxY protein: MIDLLYKQESYAIVGACMAVHSQLGSGFLESVYSEALTKEFEKRKISFEREKRIEIYYDGNKINKYFKADFICCNSIIVEIKSKSCLLKVDEQKTINYLKATDYQLGLLVNFGESSLKYKRFVNSVR, encoded by the coding sequence ATGATTGACTTGTTATATAAACAGGAATCGTATGCAATTGTTGGGGCTTGTATGGCTGTTCACAGTCAATTGGGTAGTGGATTTCTTGAAAGTGTATATAGCGAAGCCTTGACAAAAGAATTTGAAAAGAGAAAAATTTCATTTGAAAGAGAGAAGAGGATAGAGATTTACTATGACGGAAATAAGATAAATAAGTATTTCAAAGCAGATTTTATTTGTTGTAATTCCATTATAGTTGAGATTAAGAGTAAAAGTTGTTTGTTGAAGGTAGATGAACAGAAAACTATAAACTATCTTAAAGCAACGGATTACCAACTAGGACTGTTGGTTAATTTTGGTGAATCTTCACTAAAGTATAAGCGTTTTGTTAATTCTGTGAGATGA
- a CDS encoding Wzz/FepE/Etk N-terminal domain-containing protein — protein MQEQNIKNTVSPVAEDEIDLIQLAKTLWAGRRTVIKTTLIFMVLGLFVALFSAKEYTASTTMVPQSAEGGSKLGGSLGGLAAMAGINLGGMSSGSTIPPTLYPKIIASVPFQKEMMKTLLTIEGQDGKVTFQDYYLEIAKPGLLGYIKKYTIGLPGVIIKAIKGDRSLSGVEGTADKLLTISQDDKKLMELLSAQLSLEVNDKDGYVSISARMPEARPAAEMVQRAQLLLQEAITDFKIKKAKDQMAFVEERYAEKEAAFTAAQNRLARFRDQNKNVSTAMAQTQMERLQSEFSMASSVYTELAKQLETQKIQVKEDTPVFTIIEPVAVPLDKSKPKRSMILIIWTFLGGIVGVGMVFGKQFLGSIKEQWQAEED, from the coding sequence ATGCAAGAACAAAATATAAAAAACACAGTTTCTCCAGTTGCTGAAGATGAAATAGATCTAATTCAGTTGGCTAAAACCCTTTGGGCAGGCCGAAGAACCGTAATAAAAACCACCCTGATCTTTATGGTTCTGGGCTTATTTGTAGCCCTGTTTTCAGCAAAAGAATATACCGCATCCACCACTATGGTGCCTCAGTCAGCAGAAGGCGGCTCTAAGTTAGGTGGTTCATTGGGAGGCTTAGCCGCTATGGCGGGTATCAATTTAGGTGGAATGAGTAGTGGATCAACTATTCCTCCAACTTTATACCCTAAGATTATCGCTTCAGTTCCTTTCCAGAAGGAGATGATGAAAACCCTTTTGACCATTGAAGGGCAGGACGGAAAAGTGACTTTTCAGGACTATTATTTGGAGATTGCTAAGCCAGGACTATTGGGTTATATCAAAAAATACACCATCGGTCTACCCGGTGTCATTATTAAAGCCATCAAAGGTGATCGGTCCCTGAGCGGAGTCGAAGGGACAGCCGATAAGCTATTGACCATTTCTCAGGATGACAAAAAACTAATGGAGTTGTTATCAGCACAACTTTCTTTAGAGGTAAACGATAAGGATGGTTATGTCTCGATTTCGGCTCGTATGCCGGAAGCTCGACCAGCGGCAGAGATGGTACAACGTGCTCAGCTTTTATTGCAGGAGGCCATTACCGATTTTAAGATCAAAAAGGCCAAAGATCAAATGGCCTTTGTTGAGGAGCGCTATGCAGAAAAAGAGGCGGCCTTTACCGCTGCACAAAACAGGCTGGCTCGCTTTCGCGACCAGAATAAAAATGTAAGCACAGCTATGGCGCAAACCCAAATGGAGCGTTTGCAGTCCGAATTTTCCATGGCTTCATCGGTTTATACCGAACTGGCCAAGCAGTTGGAAACACAAAAAATTCAAGTCAAAGAGGATACCCCGGTTTTCACTATCATCGAACCGGTAGCGGTACCCTTGGATAAATCAAAACCCAAACGCTCAATGATTCTAATTATTTGGACTTTCCTTGGTGGTATTGTTGGTGTGGGAATGGTTTTCGGGAAGCAATTTCTGGGTTCTATAAAGGAGCAGTGGCAAGCCGAGGAGGACTAA
- a CDS encoding GxxExxY protein: MTRMVDLLFKDESYAIIGACMKVHSSLGPGFLKSVYSEVLCKGFEKRKIPFVKEKKLALFYEGEQLKKYFKADFICFESIIVEIKSKSILMKIDEQQTINYLNATESQLGLLVNFGEKSLKYKRFVNSRR; this comes from the coding sequence ATGACGCGAATGGTTGATTTGCTTTTTAAAGATGAAAGTTACGCAATTATTGGAGCTTGTATGAAGGTTCATAGCAGTCTTGGGCCAGGGTTTCTTAAGAGTGTTTATTCGGAAGTTTTGTGTAAAGGATTTGAGAAAAGAAAGATCCCATTTGTAAAGGAAAAGAAGTTGGCCTTGTTTTATGAAGGAGAGCAATTGAAAAAGTATTTCAAAGCTGACTTTATTTGTTTCGAATCGATTATTGTAGAAATAAAAAGTAAATCAATATTAATGAAAATAGACGAACAGCAAACTATTAATTATCTAAATGCGACAGAATCTCAACTTGGTCTATTGGTCAACTTTGGAGAGAAGTCCTTAAAATATAAGCGTTTCGTCAATTCAAGAAGATGA